Proteins co-encoded in one Roseofilum capinflatum BLCC-M114 genomic window:
- a CDS encoding cytochrome c oxidase subunit II yields the protein MNIPSNIITLIAGIFLTLISLWFGQNHGLLPVAASEEAPWIDGLFNTMMTISIGLFLLVQGILIFSIIKFRQRPGDETDGPPIEGNIPLEIVWTAIPAMIVLGLGVYSFDVYTNMGGLDPMASHDHGQEMAHVQGAAIAAPLEAPMVEKADRRVAIGIGADPKEIGKSADLVVDVLGLQYAWIFTYPETGIVSGELHMPVDRDVQLNIKAADVIHSLWIPQFRVKQDAIPGRDTQLRLRPREMGTYPVVCAELCGAYHGGMRTTTIVESAEDFDQWVNEQIASAPVENIGTPVANLSSEEYLAPYTQEMGMDESALKAMSAMGHEHHHSL from the coding sequence GTGAATATTCCTAGTAACATTATTACCTTAATCGCTGGTATTTTCTTAACCCTGATCAGCCTCTGGTTTGGTCAAAATCATGGTTTGTTGCCCGTTGCTGCTTCCGAGGAAGCACCTTGGATTGATGGGTTATTTAATACTATGATGACCATTTCCATTGGTCTGTTTTTACTGGTTCAGGGTATCCTGATCTTTTCAATCATTAAGTTCCGTCAGCGGCCGGGTGACGAAACCGATGGCCCTCCGATTGAAGGCAATATTCCCCTAGAAATCGTCTGGACGGCCATTCCGGCCATGATTGTTTTAGGCTTAGGGGTGTATAGCTTCGATGTGTACACGAATATGGGCGGACTCGATCCGATGGCTTCCCATGACCATGGTCAAGAGATGGCCCATGTGCAGGGAGCAGCCATAGCCGCGCCCCTGGAAGCACCAATGGTGGAAAAAGCAGACCGTCGAGTGGCGATCGGCATTGGCGCAGATCCCAAGGAAATCGGCAAATCCGCCGATCTCGTCGTTGACGTTCTCGGCCTGCAATATGCCTGGATCTTTACTTATCCAGAAACCGGCATTGTCAGTGGAGAACTGCACATGCCCGTAGACCGAGATGTGCAACTCAACATCAAAGCAGCCGACGTAATCCACTCCCTGTGGATACCCCAATTCCGGGTCAAACAAGATGCCATCCCCGGACGGGATACCCAACTGCGACTGCGGCCCAGAGAAATGGGAACCTATCCCGTTGTCTGTGCAGAACTCTGCGGAGCCTACCATGGAGGCATGAGAACGACCACCATTGTCGAATCCGCAGAAGACTTTGACCAATGGGTGAATGAGCAAATCGCCTCAGCGCCTGTGGAAAATATCGGAACCCCAGTGGCTAACCTCTCCTCGGAGGAGTACCTAGCCCCCTATACCCAAGAAATGGGCATGGATGAGAGTGCCCTGAAAGCCATGAGCGCTATGGGCCATGAACACCATCATTCCCTGTAA
- the ctaD gene encoding cytochrome c oxidase subunit I → MTQPQESAPVEAYRPSWRDFLSFSTDHKIIGMQYLVTSFVFYILGGLLAVGIRTELATPQVDFVSRELYNGLFTVHGTVMIFLWIVPAGAGLANYLVPLMIGAKDMAFPRLNAVAFWLIIPGGILLMASFFVGAPGAGWTSYPPLSTTGDKAGEFIWIISVLLLGTSSILGGINFMTTIVNMRMPGMGIYDMPLFCWATVSVSILILMSTPVLAGALVLLAFDLMAGTSFFNPTGGGDPIVYQHLFWFYSHPAVYIMIVPLFGVISEIIPVHSRKPIFGYKAIAYSSLVISFLGLIVWAHHMFTSGTPGWLRMFFMVATMIIAVPTGIKVFSWLATLWGGKIRLNSAMLFALGFVSLFVVGGLSGIMLASAPFDIHVHDTYFVVAHLHYVLFGGSVFGIYGAIYHWFPKMTGRMLNETWGKVHFVLTFLGFNLCFLPMHWLGLQGMPRRVAEYDPQFATVNMVCTVGSILLAISTLPFLINAVWSWLAGSIAPANPWNGLTLEWLTASPPPVENFLEPPILWSGPYDYGIDTEASEEEKSVDELLAEMKPSA, encoded by the coding sequence ATGACACAACCACAAGAATCAGCCCCTGTTGAAGCTTATCGCCCCAGTTGGCGCGATTTCTTGAGCTTCAGCACCGACCACAAAATAATCGGGATGCAATACCTGGTTACATCTTTCGTCTTCTATATCCTTGGAGGACTCTTAGCCGTTGGTATTCGTACTGAACTGGCAACCCCACAAGTGGATTTTGTCAGCCGCGAACTCTACAACGGTTTATTTACGGTTCATGGAACCGTGATGATTTTCCTTTGGATTGTCCCTGCTGGAGCGGGTTTAGCTAACTATCTGGTTCCTCTGATGATTGGGGCCAAAGATATGGCCTTCCCGCGACTCAATGCAGTTGCTTTCTGGTTAATTATTCCAGGGGGCATTTTGCTCATGGCGAGTTTCTTTGTGGGCGCTCCCGGAGCAGGCTGGACTTCCTATCCCCCTCTGAGTACCACCGGGGATAAGGCCGGAGAATTTATTTGGATTATCAGCGTGCTACTGTTGGGAACCTCCTCAATTCTGGGGGGGATTAACTTCATGACCACGATTGTGAACATGAGAATGCCGGGTATGGGGATTTATGATATGCCCCTATTTTGCTGGGCAACGGTCTCTGTTTCTATCCTCATTTTGATGTCTACCCCAGTTTTAGCAGGCGCACTGGTGTTGTTAGCCTTTGACTTAATGGCGGGGACATCGTTCTTTAATCCTACCGGTGGCGGCGATCCGATTGTTTATCAACACTTGTTCTGGTTCTATTCCCATCCGGCGGTGTACATCATGATTGTGCCCCTGTTTGGTGTAATTTCCGAGATTATTCCCGTGCATTCACGTAAGCCGATCTTTGGGTATAAGGCGATCGCCTATTCCAGCCTCGTGATCAGTTTCCTGGGCTTAATTGTCTGGGCCCACCATATGTTTACCAGTGGCACACCCGGCTGGTTACGCATGTTCTTCATGGTCGCTACCATGATTATCGCCGTCCCCACCGGAATCAAAGTCTTTAGCTGGCTCGCTACCCTTTGGGGCGGAAAAATTCGCCTCAATAGCGCCATGCTCTTTGCCTTGGGCTTCGTTTCCCTCTTCGTCGTGGGTGGCTTAAGCGGCATCATGTTAGCTTCTGCCCCCTTTGACATCCACGTTCACGACACCTATTTTGTTGTCGCTCACCTGCACTATGTCCTCTTCGGTGGTAGTGTCTTCGGCATCTATGGCGCAATTTACCACTGGTTCCCCAAAATGACGGGTAGAATGCTCAATGAAACTTGGGGTAAGGTGCATTTTGTATTAACCTTCCTTGGCTTTAATCTTTGCTTCCTCCCCATGCACTGGTTAGGCTTGCAAGGAATGCCTCGCCGGGTAGCGGAATACGACCCGCAATTTGCCACCGTTAACATGGTCTGTACCGTGGGATCTATTCTGTTGGCAATTTCTACTTTGCCCTTCTTAATTAATGCCGTTTGGAGTTGGTTAGCTGGCTCCATCGCTCCCGCTAACCCTTGGAATGGCTTAACCCTAGAATGGTTAACCGCTTCTCCTCCTCCGGTGGAAAACTTCCTAGAACCCCCAATTCTTTGGTCTGGCCCCTATGATTATGGGATTGATACGGAAGCTTCGGAAGAGGAAAAATCTGTGGATGAGTTGTTAGCGGAAATGAAACCCTCTGCATAG
- a CDS encoding cytochrome c oxidase subunit 3, giving the protein MQSSAEATATVMGYADETHGVSHHEEHPDHRIFGILMFLIAESMIFLGLFAAYLTFKLTAPDWQPEGTELELLLPGVNTIILISSSFVIHKAGDAIKNKGDEKGLRLWFGITALMGIVFLMGQLYEYFHLSFGLTDNVFASTFYVLTGFHGLHVLFGLVLILGVLWRSRISGHYSQESHFGVEAAEIYWHFVDVVWIVLFTLLYLL; this is encoded by the coding sequence ATGCAAAGTTCTGCTGAAGCTACAGCAACGGTAATGGGGTATGCTGACGAAACCCATGGCGTATCCCATCATGAAGAGCATCCGGATCATCGCATATTTGGAATTTTGATGTTCCTGATTGCGGAATCGATGATCTTTTTAGGCTTATTTGCCGCTTATCTGACGTTTAAGCTGACTGCACCCGATTGGCAACCGGAAGGCACGGAATTGGAATTGCTCTTACCTGGCGTTAATACGATTATTCTGATCTCCAGTAGTTTTGTGATTCATAAGGCTGGAGATGCGATTAAGAATAAGGGCGATGAAAAGGGTTTGCGGCTGTGGTTTGGAATTACGGCACTGATGGGAATTGTGTTTCTCATGGGACAGTTGTATGAGTATTTCCATCTCAGTTTTGGCTTAACGGATAATGTGTTTGCGAGTACGTTTTATGTGCTGACGGGCTTCCATGGTTTGCATGTTTTGTTCGGATTGGTGCTAATTTTGGGGGTATTGTGGCGATCGCGCATTTCAGGTCACTATTCCCAAGAGTCTCACTTTGGTGTAGAAGCGGCTGAGATTTACTGGCACTTCGTTGATGTGGTTTGGATTGTCCTGTTTACCCTGTTGTATTTGTTGTAA
- a CDS encoding serine/threonine protein kinase, whose translation MVKTLQGGKYTLDEELGQGGFGLTFKATHHYLHHVVVIKTLNQSIRKQPNFQEFVQKFQDEARRLALCVHPHIVRVSDFFTEDGMPYMVMDYIPGPTLAELVHPDRPLKEAVAIHYIRQIGAALEGVHQKGLLHRDIKPQNILLREGTQEVVLIDFGIAREYEQNLPQTHTSLVSEGYAPIEQYMRSQRRSAATDVYGLAATLYTLLTARIPIASILRDRHQMPSPRDLQPHLSPAINQAVLRGMALNAEDRPQTIPEWLQLLPQTSLTAIPTTPQNTTPTPSSTSQAATIALVPPSTPRQSPPATSGTVPPQTTTEPRPSVWLPLVVLVAIAALIGGVTATLQLANRPSDPIASPSPQPTPSPTPKPTPSPTPTPSPTPQPTPSPTPTPSPTPQPTPQPTPSPTPLPQPVPSPVPTPAPSPAPVPTPSPQPTQPTPPPVPRGFPPGTSEAEVLEALGEPTQTTSGLWGTEAISYDLGKIQLGYLIDANSRQIRQTEVSFDPTIDRFISRVLVNGLLGSNAPVEVIEQFERVRQGQSQYYDFSHENLNGVIQLESDGRIYVGVWDQQLK comes from the coding sequence ATGGTTAAAACCTTACAGGGAGGAAAATATACCCTTGACGAAGAACTCGGTCAAGGCGGGTTCGGATTAACATTTAAGGCAACTCATCATTATTTGCATCACGTCGTAGTAATTAAAACCCTAAATCAGTCAATCCGCAAACAACCCAATTTTCAGGAGTTTGTTCAGAAATTTCAAGATGAAGCTCGCCGGTTAGCCCTATGTGTGCATCCCCATATTGTGCGGGTGAGTGATTTCTTTACAGAAGATGGGATGCCCTATATGGTGATGGATTATATTCCAGGGCCCACATTAGCCGAATTAGTTCATCCCGATCGCCCCTTAAAGGAAGCCGTGGCCATCCATTATATCCGCCAAATTGGAGCCGCCCTAGAAGGAGTGCATCAGAAAGGCTTGTTACATCGGGATATAAAACCCCAAAACATCCTTCTCCGGGAAGGAACCCAAGAAGTTGTCCTAATTGATTTTGGTATTGCCAGGGAATACGAGCAAAACTTACCCCAAACCCATACCAGTTTAGTCTCAGAAGGTTATGCTCCTATCGAGCAGTATATGCGATCGCAGCGCCGCAGTGCCGCCACAGATGTCTATGGACTAGCGGCCACCCTCTATACCTTACTGACCGCCAGAATCCCCATCGCCTCTATTTTACGCGATCGCCACCAAATGCCCAGCCCCAGAGACTTACAACCCCATCTGAGTCCTGCCATTAACCAAGCCGTGCTGCGGGGAATGGCCCTCAATGCCGAAGACCGACCCCAAACCATACCCGAATGGCTTCAGTTATTGCCCCAAACCTCACTCACCGCTATTCCCACAACCCCCCAAAACACAACCCCCACCCCCTCATCCACCAGCCAAGCGGCAACCATTGCCTTGGTTCCCCCCTCTACACCTCGTCAGAGTCCTCCAGCTACATCAGGAACCGTCCCCCCCCAAACCACTACGGAACCTCGGCCGTCTGTTTGGCTACCTCTTGTGGTATTAGTGGCGATCGCTGCTTTAATCGGAGGAGTAACCGCCACCCTACAACTAGCCAACCGTCCCTCCGATCCCATCGCTTCCCCCAGTCCCCAACCCACCCCCTCACCCACCCCTAAACCTACCCCCTCGCCAACCCCTACTCCCTCACCCACCCCTCAACCCACTCCCTCGCCAACTCCCACCCCCTCACCCACCCCTCAACCCACCCCTCAACCCACTCCCTCTCCTACTCCTTTACCTCAACCCGTCCCCTCTCCCGTTCCCACCCCAGCCCCCTCTCCCGCACCCGTACCAACCCCCAGCCCCCAACCCACTCAACCCACTCCCCCTCCCGTCCCTAGAGGATTTCCCCCAGGAACCTCAGAAGCAGAAGTGCTAGAGGCCCTTGGAGAACCGACCCAGACCACATCAGGACTTTGGGGAACCGAAGCCATCAGTTATGATTTAGGCAAAATTCAATTAGGATATTTAATCGATGCCAATAGTCGCCAGATTCGACAAACCGAAGTCTCTTTTGACCCCACCATTGACCGATTTATCAGCCGGGTTCTGGTTAACGGTTTATTAGGCAGCAATGCACCTGTAGAAGTGATCGAGCAATTTGAGCGCGTCCGTCAAGGGCAAAGCCAATATTATGATTTCTCCCACGAAAACTTGAACGGTGTCATTCAACTCGAAAGTGATGGCCGCATTTATGTAGGGGTTTGGGATCAACAGTTGAAATAG
- a CDS encoding Crp/Fnr family transcriptional regulator yields MVSSFLPTSNPQIQFRELLEDLYQGRSLVDFVAGQTIPLHSSDIWVVCRGVVSLSVVQANGEESLLGFAVPSMPFGLPLTMMEMEGYQAIALSHVGLMRFSLAEMEKSPLLCRSLWHQLNRRLRQTEAILALVGHRRVKERLEQLLLLLAQEMGQPTKDGQGIRLPVKLTHQNLANTIGTTRVTVTRLMKELRQDDWLTLDSQRYITIQKF; encoded by the coding sequence ATGGTTTCTTCATTTCTGCCGACCTCTAACCCTCAGATTCAGTTCCGTGAATTGCTCGAAGACCTCTATCAAGGTCGGAGTTTAGTAGACTTTGTGGCAGGCCAAACGATCCCTTTGCATTCTAGCGATATTTGGGTGGTCTGCCGGGGTGTGGTCAGTTTAAGTGTGGTTCAAGCCAATGGTGAGGAATCGTTGTTAGGCTTTGCTGTACCTTCTATGCCGTTTGGTTTACCCTTGACCATGATGGAAATGGAGGGTTATCAAGCTATTGCCCTTTCTCATGTGGGGTTAATGCGGTTTAGTCTGGCTGAAATGGAAAAATCCCCCCTTCTATGCCGCAGTTTATGGCATCAATTGAATCGTCGTCTACGGCAAACTGAGGCAATTCTTGCTTTAGTGGGTCATCGGCGGGTGAAAGAGCGCTTAGAACAATTGCTGTTATTATTAGCCCAGGAGATGGGCCAGCCGACAAAAGACGGACAAGGAATACGCTTACCGGTGAAGTTGACCCATCAGAATTTGGCGAATACGATTGGCACGACTCGGGTAACGGTGACGCGGTTGATGAAAGAGCTGCGCCAGGATGATTGGTTAACCCTAGACTCCCAACGTTATATTACGATCCAAAAATTTTGA
- the ureE gene encoding urease accessory protein UreE produces the protein MPQLSSIKHNSLYSLSKGEWEDGELAIALFPYPCPPFTPPHFPMTLITLTDRSLGLDTPPIAFTLPLTAWERTRSRYQTQTPDGISVELRLPRGTILQDGDLLQTAIADTLVQVIAKPEPVLEVTSETAIGLLRAAYHLGNRHIPVEITPNYLRLEVDLVLKTLLEQLGLNVTQKIAPFQPEPGAYHH, from the coding sequence ATGCCCCAACTTTCCTCGATCAAGCACAACAGTCTCTATTCTCTCTCAAAAGGGGAATGGGAGGATGGAGAACTGGCGATCGCCCTATTCCCATATCCCTGTCCCCCATTCACCCCTCCCCACTTCCCCATGACCTTAATTACTCTCACCGATCGCTCTTTAGGGTTAGATACTCCCCCGATCGCCTTCACCCTACCTTTAACCGCTTGGGAGCGAACCCGCAGTCGCTATCAGACCCAAACCCCAGACGGCATCAGTGTTGAGTTACGATTACCCAGAGGCACAATACTCCAAGATGGCGACCTCTTGCAAACGGCGATCGCCGATACCTTGGTGCAAGTAATTGCCAAGCCGGAACCCGTATTAGAAGTCACCTCAGAAACGGCGATCGGTCTCCTGCGAGCCGCCTATCATCTCGGAAATCGTCATATCCCCGTCGAAATCACCCCAAACTACTTACGCTTAGAAGTCGATCTCGTCTTAAAAACCTTATTAGAACAACTCGGACTCAACGTCACCCAAAAAATCGCCCCCTTCCAGCCCGAACCAGGAGCCTATCACCATTAA
- the glyQ gene encoding glycine--tRNA ligase subunit alpha translates to MNFQSVISTLNQFWADRGCLVVQPYDTEKGAGTMSPHTFLRAIGPEPWFVAYVEPCRRPTDGRYGENPNRYQHYYQYQVLMKPSPDNIQDLYLDSLRVLGIQPEDHDIRFVEDNWESPTLGAWGVGWEVWLDGMEVTQFTYFQQCGGIDCHPVAIEITYGLERLAMYLQNVEALTEIQWSDRLNYGDIHLQGEIEQCTYNFQASNPELLFKLFELYEQEATQLIDKGLVTPGLDYVLKCSHSFNLLDARGVIAVTERTRYIGRIRTLARKIAHIYLEQREKLGFPLSMKNG, encoded by the coding sequence ATGAATTTTCAGTCAGTCATCTCTACCTTAAACCAGTTTTGGGCCGATCGCGGGTGTTTGGTGGTTCAGCCCTATGATACGGAGAAAGGGGCAGGAACCATGAGTCCCCATACGTTTCTCAGGGCGATCGGGCCAGAACCTTGGTTCGTTGCTTATGTAGAACCCTGTCGTCGTCCCACGGATGGACGCTATGGCGAAAACCCCAACCGTTACCAGCACTATTATCAGTATCAAGTGCTGATGAAACCCTCTCCCGATAACATTCAGGATCTTTATCTCGACTCCTTACGGGTTCTCGGTATTCAACCGGAAGACCATGATATTCGCTTCGTCGAAGATAACTGGGAATCTCCCACCCTGGGTGCTTGGGGAGTGGGTTGGGAAGTGTGGCTCGATGGCATGGAAGTGACCCAATTTACCTATTTTCAGCAATGTGGGGGCATTGATTGCCATCCGGTTGCCATTGAGATTACCTATGGTTTAGAGCGTTTGGCCATGTATTTGCAAAATGTGGAAGCGCTCACCGAGATTCAATGGAGCGATCGCCTAAACTATGGTGACATTCACCTACAAGGGGAAATCGAGCAATGTACCTACAATTTTCAAGCCTCCAACCCAGAGTTACTGTTTAAGTTATTTGAACTCTACGAACAAGAAGCCACGCAACTGATTGACAAAGGCTTAGTGACTCCCGGTTTAGACTATGTACTCAAATGCTCCCATAGCTTTAATCTCCTGGATGCCAGGGGCGTGATTGCTGTAACGGAACGCACGCGATATATCGGCAGAATCCGCACTTTAGCCCGCAAAATTGCCCACATCTATCTGGAGCAACGGGAAAAATTAGGCTTTCCGCTATCAATGAAAAATGGCTAA
- the mdh gene encoding malate dehydrogenase: MVKSNQSINPRVGVIGAGKVGSTLAQRIAEKDLADVVLLDVIEGMPQGIALDLMEARGVEHHDRQLIGSNNYADLVDCDIVVITAGKPRTPGMSREELVEINAKIVKSAVKEAVKHCPEAIFILVTNPLDVMTYLAWKVSGLDPSRVMGMAGVLDSARFETFISLELGCSIADIQSLVLGGHGDLMVPLPRFSTVRGIPITELMDKETIDRLVDRTRKGGAEIVQLMKTGSAYYAPASSVCLMVEAVLHNQARFMPVAGYLQGQYGLDDIYMGVPCKLGYKGIEQILELPLQKSEIAALRESAEVVRKGLEMVEGLVGFD, from the coding sequence ATGGTTAAATCTAATCAATCGATCAATCCCCGTGTCGGTGTCATTGGAGCAGGAAAAGTCGGCAGCACTCTGGCGCAACGAATTGCAGAGAAAGATTTAGCCGATGTGGTTCTCTTAGATGTGATCGAAGGGATGCCCCAAGGCATCGCCTTAGATCTCATGGAAGCACGGGGAGTCGAACACCACGATCGCCAATTAATCGGTAGCAATAATTATGCGGATTTGGTTGATTGCGATATTGTCGTGATTACCGCAGGGAAACCCCGCACACCGGGCATGAGTCGGGAAGAGTTGGTCGAAATCAATGCCAAAATCGTTAAATCTGCTGTCAAAGAGGCGGTCAAGCACTGTCCTGAAGCCATCTTTATTTTGGTGACTAATCCCCTAGATGTGATGACCTATTTGGCCTGGAAAGTCAGTGGTCTCGATCCCAGTCGGGTGATGGGAATGGCAGGAGTTCTCGATTCAGCAAGGTTTGAAACCTTTATCTCCCTAGAGTTAGGATGCTCGATCGCCGATATTCAATCTTTGGTATTAGGAGGACATGGGGACTTAATGGTTCCCTTACCTCGCTTTTCCACCGTTCGCGGCATTCCCATTACCGAATTGATGGACAAAGAAACCATCGATCGCCTCGTCGATCGCACCCGCAAAGGCGGTGCAGAAATTGTGCAACTGATGAAAACCGGTAGCGCTTATTATGCCCCGGCATCCTCCGTCTGTCTGATGGTGGAAGCGGTGTTGCACAATCAGGCCCGCTTTATGCCTGTGGCCGGATATCTACAAGGCCAATATGGTTTAGATGATATCTACATGGGGGTTCCCTGTAAATTGGGATACAAAGGAATTGAGCAGATCCTAGAGTTACCCCTACAAAAGTCGGAAATAGCTGCCCTCCGTGAGTCTGCCGAAGTCGTGCGTAAGGGTTTGGAAATGGTCGAAGGTTTAGTGGGCTTTGATTAG
- a CDS encoding NAD(P)H-quinone oxidoreductase subunit O produces the protein MAAAIKKGSMVRAIQEKLENSLEASASDTRFPPYIFETQGEIMDIKGDYALVKFGQVPTPNIWLRVDQLELFN, from the coding sequence ATGGCAGCAGCAATTAAAAAAGGTTCAATGGTACGGGCTATCCAAGAAAAACTGGAAAATTCCCTAGAAGCTTCCGCAAGCGATACCCGTTTTCCTCCCTACATTTTTGAAACCCAAGGCGAGATCATGGACATCAAAGGTGACTACGCTCTAGTCAAATTTGGTCAGGTTCCTACCCCCAATATTTGGCTGCGTGTCGATCAACTAGAGTTGTTCAACTAA
- a CDS encoding cation:proton antiporter subunit C gives MLEACILITLFSGFFGIMLKKNLVMKILSMDVMITGVIAYYISISSREGVFAPILNPTQIVEYADPVPQAVILTAIVISFSIQALMLVGVMKLARDNPTLETKAIEKNYTP, from the coding sequence ATGTTAGAAGCCTGTATCCTAATCACCCTATTCTCCGGGTTTTTCGGCATTATGCTGAAAAAAAACCTCGTCATGAAGATCCTCTCCATGGATGTGATGATTACTGGAGTGATCGCCTACTATATCTCGATCTCGTCACGAGAGGGGGTTTTTGCTCCTATTCTCAATCCAACTCAAATAGTTGAATATGCCGATCCAGTTCCTCAAGCAGTGATTTTAACAGCGATTGTCATCAGTTTTTCTATTCAAGCCCTGATGCTGGTGGGGGTGATGAAACTGGCGCGAGATAACCCCACATTAGAAACCAAGGCGATAGAAAAGAATTATACACCATGA
- a CDS encoding cation:proton antiporter produces the protein MTILTITWLTLFFILGLGIYLLPRLDWFLAFGVTLVSVAYATFVFRQPEPINLELLDSFGVTLIADRQSAFFILTNAFVCTAVLLYCWRSNKTPFFYTQLTILQGSVNSVFICADFLSVYVALEVISIAAFLLITYSRSDRTIWVGLRYLFVSNVAMLFYLVGVALVYKANNSFAFTGLTNAPTEAIALIFLGLLAKGGIFISGLWLPLTHSESETPVSALLSGVVVKTGIFPLVRCALMLEDLDPIVRIFGVGTALLGVSYAVFEQDIKRMLALSTISQLGFILAAPEVGGFYALTHGLVKSTLFLIGGNLPSRNLKELQQNPMPNSLWIALTVASFSISGFPLLSGFGAKVLTLKNLLPWQVIAMNIAALGTATMYGKLIFLPHQRLEEGKQKPISFWLAITLLIGGLIGVSAFYYEAYTLANIIKPLATIALGWAAYWLVFRQVTVRLPRMLEEFDHLIGMMSLMLLLLFWMVLP, from the coding sequence ATGACTATCCTAACGATCACCTGGCTTACGCTCTTTTTTATCCTCGGACTAGGCATTTACCTCCTACCGAGGCTCGATTGGTTTTTAGCCTTTGGGGTAACCCTAGTCTCCGTTGCCTACGCCACCTTTGTGTTTCGGCAACCGGAACCCATCAACCTAGAACTCCTCGATAGTTTTGGCGTTACCCTGATCGCCGATCGCCAAAGCGCCTTCTTTATCCTTACCAATGCCTTCGTCTGTACGGCGGTTTTGCTCTACTGTTGGCGCAGTAATAAAACTCCATTCTTTTATACCCAACTTACCATCTTACAGGGCAGCGTTAACTCAGTCTTTATCTGTGCTGACTTTCTCAGTGTCTACGTCGCCTTAGAAGTGATTAGCATCGCCGCGTTTTTGTTGATTACATATTCGAGGAGCGATCGCACGATCTGGGTAGGATTGCGCTATCTCTTTGTCAGTAATGTGGCCATGCTTTTCTACTTGGTGGGAGTGGCTCTAGTCTATAAAGCCAACAACTCCTTTGCCTTTACCGGCCTAACCAATGCTCCCACAGAGGCGATCGCCCTCATCTTCCTGGGACTTCTAGCCAAAGGCGGTATCTTTATCTCCGGCCTCTGGTTGCCCCTCACCCACTCCGAATCCGAAACCCCCGTTTCTGCCCTCCTCTCCGGAGTCGTGGTCAAAACGGGAATTTTCCCCCTAGTGCGCTGCGCCCTGATGCTAGAAGACCTCGATCCCATTGTGCGAATCTTTGGCGTAGGCACAGCCCTATTAGGCGTAAGCTATGCCGTATTTGAGCAAGACATTAAACGCATGTTAGCCCTCAGTACCATTTCTCAATTGGGCTTTATTCTTGCAGCCCCCGAAGTCGGAGGATTCTACGCCCTCACCCATGGGTTAGTGAAATCAACCCTCTTCCTAATTGGGGGAAACTTACCGAGTCGGAACCTGAAAGAACTGCAACAGAACCCAATGCCTAACTCTCTGTGGATTGCCCTCACCGTTGCCAGTTTCTCCATCTCTGGTTTTCCCCTGCTCTCCGGCTTTGGCGCAAAAGTCCTCACCCTGAAAAACCTCCTACCTTGGCAGGTAATCGCCATGAATATTGCCGCCTTGGGAACGGCAACGATGTATGGGAAATTAATCTTTCTACCCCATCAACGATTAGAAGAAGGCAAACAGAAACCCATCAGTTTTTGGTTGGCGATTACTCTATTAATCGGTGGACTCATCGGTGTGAGCGCCTTTTATTATGAAGCCTATACCCTCGCCAACATCATTAAACCTCTGGCAACCATCGCCCTGGGTTGGGCTGCTTACTGGCTCGTCTTTCGTCAAGTAACAGTCAGACTCCCCCGGATGCTCGAAGAGTTCGACCATCTGATCGGCATGATGAGTTTAATGTTGCTGCTCTTATTCTGGATGGTCTTACCCTAA
- a CDS encoding cation:proton antiporter subunit C, producing the protein MLEACILITLLLGFFGIILKKNLVMKIISMDVMSTGVIAYYILIASREGLFTPILDETQTVDYADPVPQAVILTAIVIGFSIQALMLVGVMKLARDNPTLETKAIEKNYTP; encoded by the coding sequence ATGTTAGAAGCCTGTATCCTAATCACCCTTTTGCTGGGATTTTTCGGGATTATCCTGAAAAAGAACCTCGTAATGAAGATCATCTCCATGGACGTGATGAGTACCGGAGTGATCGCCTATTATATCTTGATCGCCTCACGAGAGGGGCTGTTTACGCCCATTTTAGATGAAACTCAAACGGTAGATTATGCCGATCCGGTTCCCCAAGCGGTAATTTTAACGGCCATTGTCATCGGCTTTTCCATTCAAGCGCTAATGCTGGTGGGGGTAATGAAACTGGCGCGAGATAACCCCACCCTAGAAACCAAGGCGATAGAAAAGAATTATACACCATGA